The following proteins are encoded in a genomic region of Fervidobacterium pennivorans DSM 9078:
- a CDS encoding NifB/NifX family molybdenum-iron cluster-binding protein — translation MKIAIPTDDGRTVASHFGSAEYFMIVEFEDGKEISRRLSENLHARGHGHHGYHEHYEGHGYGHGWHHGNHGYGGGYHHGYGEGHRHGHEEVFASTGEIQAVIAVRIGPHMFEDLKERGIGIYLVRPGTSIDEAIAKFTAGELRKIEPRK, via the coding sequence ATGAAAATTGCGATTCCTACGGACGATGGAAGAACGGTGGCAAGTCACTTTGGAAGTGCTGAATATTTTATGATAGTCGAATTTGAAGATGGAAAAGAAATATCCAGAAGACTCTCAGAAAATCTTCATGCAAGAGGACATGGACATCATGGTTATCACGAACATTACGAAGGACATGGATATGGACATGGTTGGCATCACGGTAATCACGGCTATGGTGGAGGTTATCATCACGGCTATGGTGAAGGTCATCGCCACGGGCATGAAGAGGTATTTGCCTCGACCGGAGAGATTCAAGCAGTTATTGCTGTTAGGATAGGACCACACATGTTTGAGGATTTGAAAGAGAGAGGTATAGGAATTTACTTGGTTCGACCAGGAACGAGTATAGATGAAGCAATTGCAAAATTTACTGCAGGAGAATTGAGAAAAATAGAACCAAGAAAGTAA
- a CDS encoding LytR/AlgR family response regulator transcription factor, translating to MTCVIVEDEKLLAMVLEKMVKEEGLEVLGIAKDAEEAIRMIDEKKPEIVFLDINLGEHDGFYVLQHINHKPYVIFTTAYSEYAVKAFEENAVDYLLKPIKKERLHEAIEKVRKLSTFERANLYDNIQRVKDLAQRLKADKFIVEIGDEIVFLNVDEIIFLTSEKGETVVVTKNEKMKTKIPLKDCEIKLPYERFLRVHKSYIVNVEKIRKIIRNYFGSLALELSNGDIIPVGRNYKDSIKKLLE from the coding sequence ATGACCTGCGTTATTGTTGAAGATGAAAAACTTTTGGCAATGGTTTTGGAAAAAATGGTAAAAGAAGAAGGATTAGAAGTGCTTGGTATTGCCAAGGATGCAGAAGAAGCGATAAGAATGATAGATGAGAAAAAACCTGAGATAGTTTTTCTTGATATAAACCTTGGGGAACACGACGGATTCTACGTGCTCCAACATATCAATCACAAACCTTACGTGATATTCACAACCGCCTATTCTGAGTATGCGGTAAAGGCTTTTGAAGAAAATGCAGTGGATTATCTTTTAAAACCAATAAAAAAGGAAAGGTTGCACGAAGCTATTGAGAAGGTTAGAAAGTTGAGCACTTTTGAAAGAGCGAATCTATACGATAACATTCAAAGAGTAAAGGACTTAGCGCAAAGATTAAAAGCTGACAAGTTCATTGTGGAAATCGGTGATGAAATAGTTTTTCTAAATGTTGACGAGATAATCTTTCTAACATCGGAAAAAGGCGAGACGGTTGTTGTTACAAAGAACGAAAAGATGAAGACAAAAATCCCACTTAAAGATTGTGAGATTAAGTTGCCTTACGAAAGGTTCCTAAGAGTGCACAAGTCGTATATCGTTAATGTTGAGAAGATAAGAAAGATTATCCGAAATTATTTTGGTTCGTTAGCTCTTGAACTCTCTAATGGAGATATTATTCCTGTAGGAAGAAATTACAAAGATTCTATAAAAAAACTGCTCGAATAA
- a CDS encoding glucose-1-phosphate thymidylyltransferase: MKAIILCAGKGTRLRPLTYTTAKHLIPVANKPVILYTIEKIKSAGIKEIGIIVSPENRQDFIAALGDGSQYGVNLTYILQEEPKGLAHAVLMAKDFLGDEDFMMYLGDNLIMDDIRPFVKEFEEKKELSALIMLSPVQEPSRFGIAVMEGNKIIKTIEKPKEPPSNLAIIGLYLFRKDIFEGIANIKPSWRGELEITDAIDWLIQHKGTVEGHIIYGWWKDTGKPEDLIEANHKILDEIIEEFKIEGTVEASSVIQGRVSVGKNSEVVNSVIRGPVIIGDNCTISNAYIGPYTSIGNGVMIENCEIENSIVMDEVKISNLSFRIDSSVIGKKVEISENDGKPKGVQIIVGDLSKVIVSR, translated from the coding sequence GTGAAGGCTATTATTCTTTGCGCAGGGAAAGGAACACGTTTAAGACCTCTTACCTACACAACGGCAAAACACCTTATTCCTGTTGCAAACAAACCTGTTATACTCTACACTATCGAGAAAATCAAAAGCGCGGGGATTAAGGAGATAGGAATCATTGTCAGTCCAGAAAACAGGCAAGATTTCATAGCTGCACTTGGTGATGGTTCACAATACGGCGTCAACCTGACTTACATCCTCCAAGAAGAACCAAAAGGTTTGGCACATGCCGTTCTCATGGCAAAAGACTTCCTCGGAGACGAGGATTTCATGATGTACCTTGGTGACAACCTCATCATGGACGATATAAGACCCTTTGTAAAAGAATTTGAAGAAAAGAAGGAGTTAAGCGCATTGATTATGCTCTCTCCAGTCCAAGAACCATCACGCTTTGGTATAGCGGTAATGGAAGGAAATAAAATTATCAAAACTATCGAGAAACCCAAAGAACCGCCTTCAAACCTTGCAATCATTGGGCTTTATCTATTCAGAAAAGACATTTTCGAAGGTATAGCCAATATCAAACCATCCTGGCGTGGGGAACTTGAAATCACAGATGCGATAGACTGGCTCATTCAACATAAAGGAACTGTTGAAGGGCACATAATATACGGTTGGTGGAAGGACACAGGTAAACCTGAAGACCTTATAGAGGCAAACCACAAGATTTTGGATGAAATTATCGAAGAATTCAAAATTGAGGGCACCGTTGAAGCCTCATCAGTTATACAAGGTAGGGTAAGTGTTGGAAAGAATTCAGAAGTAGTCAACAGTGTCATAAGAGGACCTGTAATTATTGGGGACAACTGCACTATTTCAAACGCGTACATAGGTCCTTACACATCGATAGGTAACGGGGTAATGATTGAAAACTGCGAAATCGAAAATTCCATCGTTATGGACGAAGTTAAGATTTCAAACCTTTCGTTCAGGATAGATTCCTCCGTCATAGGTAAGAAGGTAGAAATCTCAGAGAACGATGGCAAACCAAAAGGTGTTCAGATAATCGTGGGCGACCTCAGTAAAGTTATTGTCTCAAGATAA
- the hrcA gene encoding heat-inducible transcriptional repressor HrcA, whose amino-acid sequence MLGNDITERQKKVLYCIVQEYINTRTPVSSKRVLESAAIERSGATIRNDMNRLMRTGYIFQPHTSAGRVPTDKGLRFYVNELKKIREEIKSKSSQVEVAAKFPIGDMEKVLTGAAKLLSSSTKGMVIIEKPSPLTLRIKRIVVTPVSKNFSIANIITSLGLSSSIPIQHTELDDVEKIEQMLNKAMTGLTLNEFKSKLRDILTRINNFNNLNSFKDSDFGTISRGFLEITERLSVESYEDYITEGLPNLLANDRINLKKLQNILVYVSSDVFYKELFELENDIYIGKEHGLKFLEDFSVILGQFYSEDNPVGRVAVIFDKYGRYDLIMDSFEFMLNRLSEYFTIVSRNV is encoded by the coding sequence GTGTTAGGAAACGATATCACCGAAAGACAAAAGAAAGTTCTTTACTGCATTGTGCAAGAATACATCAACACGAGGACCCCTGTAAGCTCAAAAAGGGTTTTGGAAAGTGCTGCAATTGAGAGATCCGGTGCAACGATTAGAAATGATATGAACCGTTTAATGCGCACGGGATATATATTCCAGCCACACACTTCTGCTGGTCGCGTTCCAACAGACAAAGGACTCAGGTTTTACGTAAATGAACTGAAAAAAATCAGGGAAGAGATAAAGTCCAAAAGCTCACAAGTGGAGGTTGCGGCAAAATTTCCAATCGGTGATATGGAAAAGGTGCTCACGGGTGCAGCAAAGTTGTTAAGCTCTTCAACAAAAGGTATGGTTATTATTGAAAAGCCCAGCCCACTAACGCTAAGAATCAAGCGTATAGTTGTAACACCTGTGAGTAAGAATTTCTCAATTGCGAATATAATTACATCCCTCGGTCTCAGTTCTTCCATTCCAATCCAGCACACCGAACTTGACGATGTTGAGAAAATAGAGCAGATGCTTAACAAAGCGATGACAGGATTAACATTGAACGAATTCAAATCCAAATTGCGAGATATACTTACTCGAATCAATAATTTTAACAACTTAAATAGCTTCAAAGACAGCGATTTTGGAACTATCAGTCGTGGATTTTTAGAAATCACGGAAAGGTTATCTGTTGAAAGCTACGAAGATTACATAACGGAAGGACTACCAAACCTTCTTGCAAACGATAGAATCAATCTGAAAAAATTACAAAACATCCTTGTGTATGTTTCATCCGACGTGTTTTACAAAGAACTATTTGAGCTTGAGAACGACATATACATCGGTAAAGAGCATGGATTGAAGTTCCTTGAAGATTTCTCGGTAATTCTTGGACAGTTCTACTCAGAAGATAATCCCGTTGGACGCGTTGCTGTTATATTCGACAAATACGGTCGATATGATTTGATTATGGATAGCTTCGAGTTTATGCTCAACAGACTGAGCGAGTATTTCACTATAGTATCGAGGAATGTCTAA
- a CDS encoding nucleotide exchange factor GrpE produces the protein MCEEKKINEINETQLQVQNNLESSNEIKEREEVNQMNQNELSEENKQLKEKIAELENQLKEIQNAARIIKAAFENYKLDVDRQIRDATKSTALRIVKALIPILDDFKRAFKYYDSDKDLEKFKLGVEKIYEKLLKTLENEGLRIIDASGKFDPFNHEAFEKEERDDVEEYTILEVIEDGYTFNGQVVKPTKVRVAIKPRKKEENAVNDQQNT, from the coding sequence ATGTGTGAAGAAAAGAAAATAAATGAAATAAATGAAACACAACTGCAAGTTCAAAACAACTTGGAAAGTTCAAATGAAATTAAGGAGCGAGAAGAAGTGAACCAAATGAACCAAAACGAATTATCAGAAGAGAACAAACAACTGAAAGAAAAGATAGCAGAGTTAGAAAACCAACTGAAGGAAATACAGAACGCTGCACGCATAATCAAAGCAGCATTTGAAAATTACAAGCTCGACGTTGATAGGCAAATTAGAGACGCAACGAAATCAACGGCGCTTCGTATAGTAAAAGCGCTTATACCCATTTTAGACGATTTTAAGAGAGCGTTCAAATACTACGACTCAGACAAGGATTTAGAAAAATTCAAACTTGGAGTAGAAAAAATCTATGAAAAACTTCTAAAGACACTGGAAAACGAGGGATTAAGGATTATTGATGCCTCTGGAAAGTTTGACCCGTTCAACCATGAAGCATTTGAAAAAGAGGAACGTGATGATGTTGAAGAATACACTATTCTTGAAGTCATTGAAGATGGTTACACATTCAATGGGCAGGTTGTAAAACCAACTAAGGTACGTGTTGCTATAAAACCAAGAAAAAAGGAAGAGAATGCAGTTAATGACCAACAAAACACGTGA
- a CDS encoding DMT family transporter has translation MNWKVYISGFAVSTIFGLSFLFTKNSIEHINVYTFLAFRFGVATSVMLLLWLFGIVKLTKKPFWKLWKVALFQPIAYFVFETNGLRFTTSSEAGMLIALIPIVITILSPALLKERIRWYQILFAFLSFFGVFLIVKGGGLEQGALLGKLLVLGAVFSAAFYNIFSRKLSSEFTPVEITFFMMLTGFVFFFFLSIVTGNFTIAFHPAVVIGALYLGILSSTVAFFLVNFMLSKVSPTVSSLFSNLTTVISVIAGSFIRHERIAAVQVFGMILILVSLILNSYLKSKEVEQSR, from the coding sequence GTGAACTGGAAGGTTTATATTTCTGGATTTGCAGTTTCAACGATATTTGGGTTATCATTCCTTTTTACTAAAAACAGTATAGAACATATAAACGTTTACACGTTTTTAGCCTTTAGGTTTGGTGTGGCAACCAGTGTGATGCTATTACTTTGGCTTTTTGGAATCGTAAAATTAACAAAGAAACCATTTTGGAAATTATGGAAAGTAGCGCTATTTCAACCGATTGCTTACTTTGTGTTCGAGACTAATGGACTCAGGTTTACGACGTCCTCTGAGGCTGGGATGTTGATTGCATTAATTCCAATCGTTATAACGATTTTGAGTCCAGCATTGCTGAAAGAAAGAATCAGATGGTACCAAATTCTCTTCGCATTTCTTAGCTTTTTTGGAGTGTTTCTTATCGTCAAAGGTGGGGGATTAGAACAAGGAGCGCTACTTGGAAAGCTGTTGGTTTTGGGTGCGGTTTTCTCCGCAGCATTTTACAATATTTTCTCGAGAAAGCTATCCTCAGAGTTCACTCCTGTTGAGATAACGTTCTTTATGATGCTTACGGGATTTGTCTTTTTCTTTTTCCTGAGCATCGTAACAGGAAATTTCACAATCGCATTCCACCCTGCTGTTGTTATTGGAGCATTGTATCTTGGCATACTTTCTTCAACGGTTGCATTTTTTCTTGTGAATTTCATGCTTAGCAAGGTTTCACCAACGGTTTCTTCTCTTTTCTCAAATCTAACGACGGTGATATCTGTAATTGCAGGCAGTTTCATTCGGCATGAAAGGATTGCTGCAGTACAAGTATTTGGAATGATTTTGATACTTGTTTCGCTAATTCTTAATTCTTATCTGAAAAGCAAAGAAGTTGAACAGAGTAGATAA
- a CDS encoding Cof-type HAD-IIB family hydrolase, whose protein sequence is MVKLIVTDLDGTLLNDEKHIPRENIEALKAAMDKGIHVSVATGRNFYSAKPYVEKLGLDVPVIFQNGAFIYQWMEDKVIYKSELKTEIAERVIETARKYKIFYILYRDFLEEKDMYIDQPYSGNFSLYLNQNRWRLNIVDDVLKYLKNKLTVAEVALVGNEERIMLALNESLGEVRNATSIVKNNTINEETFYEVFGPNASKELSIKYLFEYFNVAPEETMYLGDSFNDIGLLKMVGYPVVMENGHSEVKQYARYITKSNNEAGVAYAVRKWALGIDE, encoded by the coding sequence ATGGTAAAGCTCATAGTTACAGACTTAGATGGTACACTTTTAAACGATGAAAAACATATACCGAGAGAAAATATCGAGGCACTAAAAGCAGCAATGGACAAAGGTATACACGTAAGTGTTGCAACAGGCAGAAATTTCTACTCAGCCAAACCATACGTCGAAAAACTAGGACTCGATGTCCCTGTCATCTTCCAAAACGGTGCATTTATTTACCAGTGGATGGAAGATAAAGTCATATACAAGTCCGAGCTTAAAACAGAAATTGCCGAAAGGGTCATTGAGACGGCAAGAAAGTATAAAATTTTCTACATACTCTATAGAGACTTCCTCGAAGAAAAAGATATGTACATAGACCAGCCATACAGCGGTAATTTTTCACTTTATCTGAATCAAAATCGCTGGAGATTGAATATTGTCGATGATGTGTTAAAATACTTAAAAAACAAACTCACTGTTGCCGAAGTAGCACTTGTTGGAAACGAGGAACGGATAATGCTCGCTTTAAATGAATCTCTTGGTGAAGTGAGAAATGCAACAAGCATTGTAAAAAATAACACGATAAACGAAGAAACTTTTTATGAAGTCTTCGGACCAAATGCTTCAAAAGAACTCTCGATAAAGTATCTGTTTGAATACTTTAACGTTGCTCCAGAAGAAACGATGTACTTAGGAGACAGCTTCAACGACATAGGGCTTCTTAAGATGGTGGGTTATCCGGTAGTTATGGAAAACGGGCACAGCGAGGTTAAGCAATATGCAAGATACATCACAAAATCCAATAACGAAGCAGGAGTTGCTTACGCAGTAAGAAAATGGGCTCTCGGAATAGATGAGTAA
- the glnA gene encoding type I glutamate--ammonia ligase — MTSSQVLKLIEQEGINFIDLKVVDLWGRWRHVTLARTNFSEKTFVEGVGFDASNLGYAEVFNSDMVIIPDPETAFIEEYDGEKVLSMICDVYEVENMTPCSHDPRTILKKTLKSIKDIADEVYLGPEYEFHIFEDVRYDVKSNRIMFEIDSSEGFWKSSETGEYFIGRKKGYHRIPPFDRLMEVRNAIVKKLLEYGVPVKYHHHEVGTCQVEIELTFVDALKAADYTMLVKHVARMVAKQYGYLVTFMPKPMFDEAGNGMHVHQFLKKNGKNIFNGDKLYNLSEEALWYIGGMLKNAPALMAFTNPSTNSYRRLVPGFEAPTNAVFALANRTSAIRIPAYVKDPEKRRIEFRTIDATCNPYLGFAAMILAGVDGIRKKIDPTSEGFGPFEGDVYEKELKPLPKSLEESCIALKNNHEFLTTFPKDLIEHWIKAKLFEERQVSSVPHPKEYDLYFDV, encoded by the coding sequence ATGACCAGTTCGCAAGTTCTGAAATTAATCGAACAGGAAGGTATCAATTTCATAGACCTCAAGGTTGTTGACCTCTGGGGTAGATGGAGACACGTGACACTTGCAAGAACAAACTTTTCCGAAAAGACTTTCGTTGAAGGTGTAGGATTTGATGCTTCAAATCTTGGCTATGCCGAGGTCTTCAACAGTGACATGGTTATTATTCCAGACCCCGAGACCGCATTTATCGAAGAATACGATGGTGAAAAAGTTCTTTCAATGATTTGTGATGTCTACGAAGTTGAAAATATGACACCATGCTCGCATGACCCGAGAACAATTTTGAAGAAAACACTTAAGTCAATAAAAGATATCGCAGATGAAGTTTATCTGGGGCCTGAATACGAATTTCATATCTTTGAAGATGTGAGATACGATGTGAAGTCTAACAGAATCATGTTCGAAATTGACAGTTCGGAGGGGTTTTGGAAATCCAGTGAGACAGGGGAATATTTCATTGGGAGGAAGAAAGGTTACCACAGAATCCCTCCATTTGATAGGTTGATGGAAGTCAGAAATGCGATTGTTAAAAAGTTGCTTGAATACGGAGTGCCTGTTAAGTACCACCATCACGAAGTTGGAACTTGTCAAGTAGAGATTGAATTAACATTTGTAGATGCTTTGAAAGCGGCAGATTACACGATGCTTGTCAAACACGTTGCAAGAATGGTTGCAAAACAGTACGGATACTTAGTAACATTCATGCCAAAACCTATGTTTGACGAAGCTGGTAATGGGATGCATGTGCACCAATTCTTGAAAAAGAACGGTAAGAACATATTCAACGGGGATAAACTTTACAATCTTTCCGAAGAAGCTCTTTGGTATATTGGTGGTATGTTGAAAAACGCCCCTGCCCTTATGGCTTTCACAAACCCATCAACGAACTCATACCGCAGATTGGTCCCAGGTTTTGAAGCACCAACGAACGCTGTCTTTGCGCTCGCAAATAGAACATCAGCTATTAGAATTCCCGCTTATGTGAAAGACCCAGAAAAACGAAGAATTGAGTTCAGAACCATAGATGCGACGTGTAACCCATACCTTGGTTTTGCAGCAATGATACTTGCCGGTGTCGATGGTATTAGGAAGAAGATAGACCCAACTTCTGAAGGTTTTGGACCATTTGAAGGAGATGTTTATGAAAAAGAGCTTAAACCTCTTCCAAAATCGCTCGAAGAAAGCTGTATAGCATTGAAAAATAATCACGAATTTTTAACAACATTCCCGAAAGATTTGATTGAACATTGGATAAAAGCGAAATTATTCGAAGAAAGGCAAGTCAGCTCTGTGCCTCATCCAAAAGAATATGACTTGTATTTTGATGTGTAA
- a CDS encoding PadR family transcriptional regulator yields the protein MRRKCACQHRGEGHHGPHICEQIGFSVGDYLTAVILKELSKKPMHGYELYDKISQAEYYPFKHDQSVIYSLLRKLNAHGLVSYSLQEGNGGLRKVYEITEEGLKYLEQLVEYISRLKQAFDLFLNA from the coding sequence ATGAGGAGAAAATGTGCATGTCAGCATCGTGGTGAAGGACATCATGGACCTCATATATGTGAGCAAATAGGTTTTTCCGTGGGAGATTATCTTACGGCGGTTATATTGAAAGAGCTCTCAAAGAAACCCATGCATGGTTACGAATTATACGATAAAATATCGCAAGCGGAATATTATCCATTCAAACATGACCAAAGTGTTATATACAGTTTGTTAAGAAAGCTAAATGCTCATGGGTTGGTGAGTTATTCACTCCAGGAAGGAAACGGTGGGTTGAGGAAAGTTTACGAAATAACAGAAGAAGGTCTTAAATATTTGGAGCAGTTGGTGGAATACATATCAAGACTAAAGCAAGCGTTTGATTTGTTTTTGAATGCTTGA
- the dnaJ gene encoding molecular chaperone DnaJ produces the protein MPARKDYYEILGVPRNASEDEIKAAYKRLVKEWHPDRHTGDKKKEAEQKFKEIQEAYEVLSDPQKRAMYDKFGYVGEGGYVYEPSGRTGGFGFDDISDIFRDFLNDDIFNIFFGGHRTTASQTQRTTSGRRYAKRGEDINLEVTITEADVFTGKDVTIEYDRYETCENCKGEGVEPGSRWVTCSKCHGTGVVREERRTPFGVFINQYTCDVCGGSGTVPGETCHICRGSGRVRKRTSTVVNIPAGVEDGAVIRIPRKGNAGISGGDYGDLYVHVRVRKTSDYKREGDDIIITVPIDYVTAILGGTVYVNLPNGERVPVEIPSGTQPNERIVIKGKGIPNSRTRKRGNLIVEVKVLIPKRVSSKERKFLEEIAKERGLEI, from the coding sequence ATGCCAGCAAGAAAAGACTATTATGAAATTCTCGGAGTGCCAAGAAACGCTTCTGAGGATGAAATAAAGGCTGCATATAAAAGGCTTGTAAAAGAGTGGCATCCTGATAGGCATACTGGTGATAAGAAAAAGGAAGCAGAGCAGAAATTCAAAGAGATACAAGAAGCGTACGAGGTTTTAAGTGACCCTCAAAAACGTGCGATGTATGATAAATTTGGATACGTGGGCGAGGGTGGTTACGTGTACGAACCTTCAGGAAGAACTGGTGGATTTGGATTCGACGATATAAGCGACATCTTTAGAGATTTCCTGAACGATGACATATTTAACATATTTTTCGGTGGTCACAGAACGACCGCATCACAAACACAAAGAACAACTAGTGGAAGAAGATACGCCAAAAGAGGAGAAGATATAAATCTTGAGGTAACCATCACGGAAGCCGACGTATTCACAGGCAAAGATGTCACAATAGAGTACGACCGATACGAAACTTGTGAAAATTGTAAGGGAGAAGGAGTAGAACCAGGTAGCAGATGGGTAACATGTTCAAAATGCCATGGAACTGGTGTAGTCCGTGAAGAGCGCAGAACTCCATTTGGTGTCTTCATAAACCAATACACTTGTGACGTTTGTGGCGGTAGTGGAACTGTTCCTGGAGAAACTTGTCATATTTGTAGAGGCTCTGGAAGAGTAAGGAAAAGAACAAGTACCGTTGTAAACATACCAGCTGGTGTAGAAGATGGAGCCGTAATTAGAATTCCAAGGAAAGGTAACGCTGGAATAAGTGGTGGAGATTATGGTGACCTGTATGTCCATGTTCGGGTTAGAAAAACAAGTGATTACAAACGTGAAGGTGATGATATAATAATAACTGTCCCTATTGACTATGTCACCGCCATACTTGGTGGGACTGTATATGTGAATCTGCCAAATGGTGAACGTGTTCCAGTAGAGATACCTTCAGGCACACAACCAAATGAACGTATTGTCATTAAAGGAAAAGGTATTCCAAACTCAAGAACAAGAAAGCGCGGAAATCTCATAGTAGAAGTAAAAGTGTTAATACCCAAAAGAGTCTCATCTAAAGAAAGAAAATTTCTTGAAGAAATAGCAAAGGAAAGGGGCTTAGAAATTTGA
- a CDS encoding sensor histidine kinase: MRVFLFLQVIALIIFVYTMYFLPSNLYFISIVSVFVIVNTVGLTYYVFRTWWKEIRNSGQLTKVFYFTLLVTAIVAVLFLFSNIFRMWVYRYTEDSLVNFSNSLLAISTFLLVSFGVSYLTLKRELEKQIQEYEKLRTVQQRLSIQVVRYKTNPHFLFNSLSTAISMLDLRVEREKIREYLSNLAELFRVVLNASEVWTLKDELELTKRYLEIQKVRVEGLEYEITMGPACETVKIPSLVLQPIVENSVVHGIAKSKNGGKIKLECTKVNGTVTIKVSDNGKGAEKIIPGTGLKLVQELMNAFSRKVELHFESSPESGTIVTLSWEDIG, translated from the coding sequence TTGCGAGTTTTCCTATTTTTGCAAGTGATTGCACTCATTATCTTCGTATATACAATGTATTTCTTACCTTCAAATTTGTATTTTATCTCTATCGTATCTGTGTTTGTCATAGTGAACACGGTTGGTTTGACTTATTATGTTTTCCGAACTTGGTGGAAGGAAATTCGTAATTCTGGGCAATTAACTAAGGTTTTTTACTTCACGTTATTGGTTACTGCAATTGTCGCTGTGCTCTTTTTATTTTCGAACATATTCAGAATGTGGGTTTACAGGTATACAGAAGATTCGCTTGTGAATTTTTCAAACTCGTTACTTGCTATTTCTACCTTTCTTTTAGTTTCGTTTGGTGTGTCTTATCTAACTTTGAAAAGAGAACTTGAAAAGCAGATTCAGGAATATGAAAAGCTAAGAACTGTCCAGCAAAGACTGAGCATCCAGGTTGTTAGATACAAAACAAATCCACATTTTCTCTTCAATTCGTTGAGCACAGCAATTTCGATGTTGGACTTACGAGTGGAAAGAGAGAAGATTAGAGAGTATTTGTCAAACCTCGCAGAGCTCTTCAGGGTTGTGTTGAATGCGTCCGAAGTCTGGACATTAAAAGATGAACTAGAACTTACCAAACGCTATCTTGAGATACAAAAAGTTAGAGTGGAAGGTCTTGAGTACGAAATTACTATGGGCCCAGCATGTGAGACGGTGAAAATTCCTTCTTTGGTTTTGCAACCAATAGTAGAAAATTCCGTGGTTCATGGAATAGCGAAATCGAAAAACGGCGGGAAGATAAAATTAGAATGTACGAAAGTTAATGGGACTGTTACAATAAAGGTTAGTGATAATGGTAAAGGTGCGGAGAAAATAATTCCAGGAACAGGTTTAAAGCTTGTTCAAGAATTGATGAATGCATTTTCACGAAAAGTGGAACTACATTTTGAATCTTCTCCGGAAAGTGGAACGATTGTTACTCTTTCCTGGGAAGATATTGGGTAA
- a CDS encoding tetratricopeptide repeat protein, with translation MKITKLFETTILFVLLGALSFAFSSTEQMSEISYKIQYMIGNRQAKELVQFLGSLDFEKLTLIEKADYIIALSELYSWAGVDYSYSEKAYKLADEMLKKYPEFWKFHYAMAVVLSHRVQKNNLLAITLVGKIDYHLNQAMQYGPKEWEPFFLAGVRNLEVPLFPNLMLAEQYLKKALDNNPEHIYTYLMYGKLFEKKGQFCDALNIYKRALQLPIRPEWKVVDEEAKNEIKNRIPEVERKCTKK, from the coding sequence ATGAAAATAACCAAATTGTTTGAAACTACGATTTTATTTGTTCTCTTAGGAGCTCTTAGCTTTGCATTTTCCAGTACCGAACAAATGAGTGAAATATCCTACAAAATCCAGTACATGATAGGCAATCGACAAGCCAAGGAACTTGTACAGTTCCTTGGCTCTTTAGATTTTGAAAAGTTAACGCTGATAGAAAAAGCTGATTACATAATCGCCCTTAGCGAACTTTACAGTTGGGCCGGTGTGGATTACAGTTATTCTGAAAAAGCCTACAAACTAGCCGATGAAATGCTCAAAAAGTATCCAGAATTCTGGAAATTTCACTATGCGATGGCGGTTGTACTCTCCCATAGGGTTCAAAAAAATAATCTTCTTGCTATAACGCTTGTTGGAAAAATAGACTACCATCTTAACCAAGCCATGCAATACGGACCCAAAGAATGGGAACCTTTCTTTTTAGCAGGCGTTCGAAATTTGGAAGTCCCGCTTTTTCCAAACCTTATGCTCGCTGAGCAATATTTAAAAAAGGCTTTAGATAACAACCCAGAACACATTTACACTTATTTGATGTATGGGAAACTTTTCGAGAAGAAAGGACAGTTTTGCGATGCACTAAACATCTATAAAAGAGCACTCCAGTTGCCCATCAGACCAGAATGGAAAGTAGTTGACGAGGAAGCAAAAAATGAGATAAAGAACAGAATCCCGGAGGTGGAAAGGAAGTGTACCAAAAAATAA